The following are from one region of the Streptomyces fradiae genome:
- a CDS encoding class I SAM-dependent methyltransferase — translation MHTIANRQQAEAWNDWEGTLWAEHAERYNGMMGAFNAPLFAAADITAPNRVLDVGCGTGQTTRLAAQRAYDGNVVGIDLSAPMLERARRDAAQEGLDNVTFEQGDAQVHPFPDRGFDVLISRGGVMFFADPVAAFTHLRHALAPAGRLAFLGPQPAGPDSAYARATAALSPFLREASPASRGMGSLLDPARTRHVLAASGFTDIEVDPAEAPMTFGVNADDAADFIFSMGPTRYNLRHVDPSTITRIRAEVHDTLTEFETADGVCIPGAVWIVTATRERIPSGK, via the coding sequence GTGCACACGATCGCCAACCGTCAGCAGGCAGAGGCATGGAACGACTGGGAGGGCACCCTCTGGGCCGAACACGCCGAGCGTTACAACGGGATGATGGGCGCGTTCAACGCGCCCCTCTTCGCCGCCGCGGACATCACAGCCCCGAACCGGGTCCTCGACGTCGGCTGCGGCACCGGCCAGACGACGCGCCTCGCGGCGCAACGGGCCTACGACGGAAACGTCGTGGGTATCGACCTGTCCGCGCCGATGCTGGAACGTGCCCGCCGTGACGCAGCCCAGGAAGGTCTCGACAACGTCACCTTCGAGCAGGGTGACGCACAGGTGCATCCCTTCCCCGACCGCGGATTCGATGTCCTCATCAGTCGCGGCGGCGTCATGTTCTTCGCCGACCCCGTCGCAGCCTTCACCCATCTCAGGCACGCGCTCGCGCCCGCCGGCCGCCTTGCGTTCCTCGGCCCGCAGCCCGCGGGCCCGGACAGCGCCTACGCCCGCGCAACCGCCGCACTCTCGCCGTTCCTGCGCGAGGCATCCCCCGCCTCCAGGGGTATGGGGTCGCTCCTCGACCCGGCGCGCACCCGCCACGTGCTCGCCGCCAGCGGGTTCACCGACATCGAGGTGGATCCAGCCGAGGCGCCCATGACCTTCGGCGTCAACGCGGACGACGCTGCCGACTTCATCTTCTCCATGGGCCCGACGCGCTACAACCTGCGCCATGTCGACCCGAGCACCATCACCCGTATCCGCGCCGAAGTACACGACACCCTCACGGAGTTCGAGACCGCGGACGGTGTCTGCATCCCCGGGGCAGTCTGGATCGTCACAGCGACGCGTGAACGTATCCCTTCGGGAAAGTGA
- a CDS encoding TetR/AcrR family transcriptional regulator gives MSDGKGKQGRKAQETRRRIIEAAGALFVEQGYGATKLQEIADRAGVAVQTVYFVFRNKPSLLKELVDAAIAGDDEPVPTMDRPWFAEVMTAPTAESALAALVAGTRRTLERVAAINEMVRAATATNPEIRELWPDQADPRYTVIATAAKSLTEKPGARPATPAEEAADIIYAILSPELFLVLTRDRAWPPAKWEQWAYDTLSSQLLVDNGR, from the coding sequence ATGAGTGACGGCAAGGGGAAGCAGGGCCGCAAGGCCCAGGAGACACGGCGACGGATCATCGAGGCGGCCGGCGCGCTCTTCGTCGAGCAGGGCTACGGGGCGACAAAACTGCAGGAGATCGCCGACCGGGCAGGGGTGGCGGTGCAGACCGTCTACTTCGTCTTTCGCAACAAGCCCTCGCTGCTCAAGGAACTTGTCGATGCCGCGATCGCGGGCGACGACGAACCCGTGCCGACGATGGATCGGCCCTGGTTCGCGGAGGTCATGACCGCGCCTACCGCCGAGTCCGCACTGGCCGCACTGGTCGCCGGCACCCGCAGGACACTCGAACGCGTCGCGGCCATCAACGAGATGGTCCGCGCCGCGACGGCAACCAACCCGGAGATCCGGGAGTTGTGGCCGGATCAGGCAGATCCGCGGTACACCGTGATCGCGACCGCGGCGAAGTCCCTGACCGAGAAGCCAGGTGCCCGCCCCGCCACCCCCGCCGAAGAAGCGGCGGACATCATCTACGCCATCCTCAGCCCAGAGCTCTTCCTGGTCCTCACCCGCGACCGCGCGTGGCCACCGGCCAAGTGGGAGCAATGGGCGTACGACACCCTCAGCTCTCAGCTGCTGGTCGACAACGGGCGCTGA
- a CDS encoding HAD-IA family hydrolase, which translates to MSSLPPPSYDAVLCDIDGVIRHWPSADALEEEHGLPVGALAAAAFAPARLVPAVTGRITDEEWRSAVAADLTARHGSKDRAEAAVLAWSGLVPAVDQDVVALLRRVREVASVALVTNATTRLERDLAHQGLADLADAVVNTARIGVAKPDPRVYRIAAERLGVAVDRCLFVDDTAANVTAAREIGMTAVHYRRLEDLCAALSPLTVTP; encoded by the coding sequence ATGTCGTCTCTTCCGCCCCCGTCCTACGACGCCGTGCTGTGCGACATCGACGGTGTGATCCGGCATTGGCCTTCGGCCGACGCCCTGGAGGAGGAGCACGGGCTGCCCGTCGGCGCGCTCGCGGCCGCGGCGTTCGCACCGGCCCGTCTGGTCCCGGCTGTCACCGGGCGGATCACCGATGAGGAGTGGCGGTCGGCGGTCGCCGCCGACCTCACCGCTCGCCACGGATCGAAGGACCGCGCCGAAGCGGCGGTCCTGGCGTGGTCCGGCCTCGTGCCCGCCGTCGATCAGGACGTCGTCGCGTTGCTTCGGCGCGTCCGCGAGGTCGCCTCCGTCGCCCTGGTCACCAACGCGACCACCCGGCTGGAGCGGGATCTGGCGCACCAGGGCCTCGCCGACCTCGCCGACGCCGTCGTGAACACCGCGCGCATCGGCGTCGCCAAACCCGATCCCCGCGTCTACCGCATCGCCGCCGAGCGCCTCGGGGTGGCGGTCGACCGCTGCCTGTTCGTCGACGACACGGCGGCCAACGTCACCGCTGCACGTGAGATCGGGATGACGGCCGTCCACTACCGGCGGCTGGAAGACCTGTGCGCGGCGCTGTCGCCGCTCACGGTGACTCCGTAG
- a CDS encoding class E sortase — protein sequence MPRSTRSRKVVAVLAAVVAAVVAAVLAMLTGGSPTEAGDSSKAPASRSPAPAPPPAPPAPPAPTPTPTPTPTPTPVPAPRPRVAELHIPSIGVAGLRVVPYEGTTDDRAGTRIQDRGMAASPYGKRGGAGPGDIGNYLVTAHRLSAGGPLRELPSVEKGDRVLVEADGRIYEYRITETRSTSFRSARSLAEQRAAVPGSPGERPTEAMITLSTCATPEDNAAGNFWRDAQGNPEHRIDKIGVLVSVKDAKDTKDATDATDATESP from the coding sequence ATGCCCCGGTCAACGCGCTCCCGCAAGGTCGTCGCGGTTCTCGCGGCGGTCGTCGCGGCCGTCGTCGCGGCGGTCCTGGCCATGCTGACGGGCGGGTCCCCGACAGAAGCCGGCGACTCCTCGAAGGCGCCCGCGAGCCGTTCGCCCGCCCCCGCTCCCCCACCGGCGCCACCGGCGCCACCCGCGCCGACACCGACACCTACGCCCACGCCGACGCCCACGCCGGTGCCCGCCCCCCGGCCGCGGGTCGCCGAGCTGCACATCCCGTCGATCGGGGTCGCCGGCCTGCGGGTCGTGCCGTACGAGGGGACGACCGACGACCGGGCCGGCACCCGGATCCAGGACCGCGGCATGGCGGCGAGCCCGTACGGGAAACGGGGCGGCGCGGGGCCGGGCGACATCGGCAACTATCTGGTGACGGCGCACCGCCTCTCGGCCGGCGGGCCGCTGCGCGAGCTCCCGTCCGTCGAGAAGGGCGACCGGGTCCTCGTGGAGGCCGACGGCCGGATCTACGAGTACCGGATCACCGAGACCCGGTCGACCTCGTTCCGCTCCGCCCGCTCCCTCGCGGAGCAGCGGGCCGCCGTACCGGGGTCGCCCGGCGAGCGCCCCACCGAGGCGATGATCACGCTCTCCACGTGCGCGACCCCGGAGGACAACGCGGCGGGCAACTTCTGGCGGGACGCCCAGGGCAACCCGGAGCACCGCATCGACAAGATCGGCGTCCTCGTCTCGGTCAAGGACGCCAAGGACACCAAGGACGCTACGGACGCTACGGACGCTACGGAGTCACCGTGA
- a CDS encoding aromatic acid exporter family protein → MAQLRRDPFTVQSVRSTAAATLSYVVALWLSSEPAPLTAPLTALLVVQVTVYSTLTTSLRRVNSVVVGVLIAIAFSALVGLSWWSLALIILASLVVGRLVRVEEFVPEVAISAMLVLGVTQVAHTAWDRVLETLIGAAVGLLFNLVLAPPVWVDTAGDSIEDLARRMRRLLIDVAEEFGGAPPVERAAARLHEARRLDNDVADVDGALRTAEDSLRFNPRVKEGLLHRIVLRTGLDTLEICAVVLRVLARTLTDLAKEREGRELLPAPTALALREAAQHTADAFVSFAVLVTSSGSDAAEAAESRLAGELRAARACRGRAAGLLLALALREPGRWQLYGAMLAELDRVLDELDPEHRGRRLMEELDRHTRESRARRRRLTLRNVLGRSRQPAQTPQAPQS, encoded by the coding sequence CTGGCGCAGCTGCGCCGGGACCCGTTCACCGTGCAGAGCGTGCGCTCCACGGCGGCGGCGACCCTCTCGTACGTCGTCGCGCTCTGGCTCAGCAGCGAGCCCGCGCCGCTCACCGCACCCCTGACGGCGCTCCTCGTCGTCCAGGTCACCGTCTACTCCACGCTCACCACCAGCCTGCGCCGGGTGAACTCGGTGGTCGTCGGCGTGCTCATCGCCATCGCCTTCAGCGCGCTCGTCGGGCTCTCCTGGTGGAGTCTCGCCCTGATCATCCTGGCCTCCCTCGTCGTGGGCCGTCTCGTGCGGGTCGAGGAGTTCGTGCCCGAGGTCGCGATCAGCGCGATGCTCGTGCTCGGCGTCACCCAGGTCGCCCACACCGCCTGGGACCGGGTCCTGGAGACCCTGATCGGCGCGGCCGTCGGACTGCTGTTCAACCTCGTCCTCGCCCCGCCCGTCTGGGTGGACACGGCCGGCGACTCCATCGAGGACCTGGCCCGCCGGATGCGCCGCCTGCTGATCGACGTCGCGGAGGAGTTCGGCGGCGCGCCCCCGGTCGAGCGGGCCGCGGCCCGCCTCCACGAGGCACGGCGGCTCGACAACGACGTGGCCGACGTGGACGGCGCGCTGCGCACGGCCGAGGACAGCCTGCGGTTCAACCCGCGGGTCAAGGAGGGGCTGCTGCACCGGATCGTGCTGCGCACCGGCCTCGACACCCTCGAGATCTGCGCCGTGGTCCTGCGCGTCCTCGCCCGTACCCTCACCGACCTGGCCAAGGAGCGGGAGGGCCGGGAACTGCTGCCCGCCCCGACCGCACTCGCCCTCCGGGAGGCGGCGCAGCACACCGCCGACGCCTTCGTCAGCTTCGCCGTCCTCGTCACGTCCTCCGGAAGCGACGCGGCCGAGGCCGCCGAGTCCCGGCTCGCGGGCGAACTGCGGGCCGCCCGCGCCTGCCGGGGCCGCGCCGCCGGCCTGCTCCTCGCCCTCGCGCTGCGCGAGCCGGGCCGATGGCAGCTGTACGGGGCGATGCTCGCCGAACTCGACCGCGTACTCGACGAGCTCGACCCCGAACACCGGGGACGGCGGCTGATGGAGGAACTCGACCGGCACACCCGCGAGAGCCGCGCACGCCGCCGTAGGCTCACCCTCCGGAATGTCCTCGGCCGCTCCCGGCAGCCCGCGCAGACCCCGCAGGCCCCGCAGAGCTAG
- a CDS encoding TetR/AcrR family transcriptional regulator produces MIEPPAPETRTNRRGRRSRQEILDAAARVMSVRGYAGTSMSALSKETGLPKSAFYHHFESKAGLLSAVMEQGAHAFFAAMRETHRNPPEDGTPHERLRWYLRRTGDVMENGEEFLRLLLVLVMSREAAEAPEALQTVISVREEGRAYMAHMIRSSFAGAGEETADQVANALAAFGMAGYDGAFVALQSEGGGRPVSEWMDQLADALAALGEAIVAGGADAC; encoded by the coding sequence ATGATCGAGCCGCCCGCGCCGGAGACACGAACCAACCGCCGCGGCCGCCGGTCACGGCAGGAGATCCTGGACGCGGCCGCCCGCGTGATGTCCGTACGCGGCTACGCCGGGACGTCGATGTCGGCGCTCAGCAAGGAGACCGGGCTGCCGAAGAGCGCGTTCTACCACCACTTCGAGTCCAAGGCCGGACTGCTCTCGGCCGTCATGGAGCAGGGTGCGCACGCCTTCTTCGCCGCCATGCGCGAGACCCACCGCAACCCTCCCGAGGACGGCACCCCGCACGAGCGACTGCGCTGGTACCTGCGGCGCACCGGCGACGTCATGGAGAACGGCGAGGAGTTCCTGCGCCTGCTGCTCGTGCTCGTGATGAGCCGCGAGGCGGCGGAGGCGCCCGAGGCGCTGCAGACCGTGATCTCGGTCCGTGAGGAAGGCCGCGCCTACATGGCGCACATGATCCGCTCGTCCTTCGCGGGCGCGGGCGAGGAGACCGCCGACCAGGTCGCGAACGCGCTCGCGGCCTTCGGGATGGCCGGTTACGACGGCGCGTTCGTCGCCCTGCAGTCCGAGGGCGGTGGCCGGCCCGTCTCGGAGTGGATGGACCAGCTGGCCGATGCGCTCGCGGCGCTCGGGGAGGCGATCGTGGCCGGCGGCGCCGACGCCTGCTGA
- a CDS encoding bifunctional 3-(3-hydroxy-phenyl)propionate/3-hydroxycinnamic acid hydroxylase: MTQQYDADVAIVGYGPTGVIAALTLARYGISAVALERDRAIYPRARAVTVNDWTMRIFQDLGIDERIDKVIDPQRALRWMTYDRTEIMRIEHPPSTLGRTPRFYNIYQPTMEAELRAAVRERYDDLVTVHYGDEVTGIEQDADGVTVTSTSDGTTRTTRARYAIGSDGGSSATRSRIGCTLLGDTDNVTWVVVDCHVKRWWPDRDFLTFWSDKERPVVDIALSAGNHRWEIPLKPDETPADYPTSAELWPLLKALGVSEDDVEIHQHAFYQHHVRMADTFRQGRVFLAGDAAHLMPPWAGAGMQTGMRDAHNLGWKLARVLKGELPEAWLDTYEAERRPSAAFYTGLAVGLGRVIKQEVSAEEQAAMNAVPENTVTPFEPPLTRPPVLEGGWIRGETGDASVIGRMIPQPITGDTAGRMARLDEHLGHHFVLLGDDIDPAALLTAEEKAGWDALGAHYRAVRPKTAHTEGPDELVDLDEVVLPWMRRYGARVVAVRPDRFVAAADTHGLAVPAL; encoded by the coding sequence ATGACCCAGCAGTACGACGCGGACGTCGCCATCGTCGGCTACGGCCCGACCGGCGTGATCGCCGCACTCACCCTCGCCCGATACGGCATCTCCGCCGTCGCCCTCGAACGGGACCGGGCCATCTACCCCCGGGCCCGGGCCGTGACGGTCAACGACTGGACGATGCGGATCTTCCAGGACCTCGGCATCGACGAGCGGATCGACAAGGTGATCGACCCGCAGCGGGCCCTGCGCTGGATGACGTACGACCGGACCGAGATCATGCGGATCGAGCACCCGCCGTCCACCCTCGGCCGCACCCCGCGCTTCTACAACATCTACCAGCCCACCATGGAGGCCGAACTGCGCGCGGCCGTCCGGGAGCGGTACGACGACCTGGTCACCGTGCACTACGGCGACGAGGTCACCGGCATCGAGCAGGACGCCGACGGCGTCACCGTCACCTCGACCTCCGACGGGACGACCCGCACCACCCGCGCCCGGTACGCCATCGGCTCCGACGGCGGCAGCAGCGCCACCCGGTCCCGGATCGGCTGCACACTGCTCGGCGACACCGACAACGTCACCTGGGTGGTCGTCGACTGCCACGTCAAACGCTGGTGGCCCGACCGGGACTTCCTCACCTTCTGGTCCGACAAGGAGCGCCCGGTCGTCGACATCGCCCTGTCCGCGGGCAACCACCGCTGGGAGATCCCGCTCAAGCCCGACGAGACCCCGGCCGACTACCCGACCAGCGCCGAGCTCTGGCCGCTGCTCAAGGCCCTCGGCGTCTCCGAGGACGACGTCGAGATCCACCAGCACGCCTTCTACCAGCACCACGTCCGCATGGCCGACACCTTCCGCCAGGGCCGCGTCTTCCTGGCCGGCGACGCGGCGCACCTGATGCCGCCGTGGGCCGGCGCCGGCATGCAGACCGGCATGCGCGACGCCCACAACCTGGGCTGGAAACTCGCCCGCGTCCTCAAGGGCGAACTCCCCGAGGCCTGGCTCGACACCTACGAGGCGGAGCGCCGCCCCAGCGCCGCCTTCTACACCGGCCTCGCCGTCGGCCTCGGCCGGGTGATCAAGCAGGAGGTCTCCGCGGAGGAACAGGCCGCCATGAACGCGGTGCCCGAGAACACGGTCACCCCGTTCGAGCCGCCGCTCACCCGCCCGCCCGTACTCGAAGGCGGCTGGATCCGCGGCGAGACCGGTGACGCCAGCGTCATCGGCCGCATGATCCCGCAGCCGATCACCGGCGACACCGCCGGCCGGATGGCCCGCCTGGACGAGCACCTCGGCCACCACTTCGTCCTGCTCGGCGACGACATCGACCCGGCGGCCCTGCTGACGGCCGAGGAGAAGGCCGGCTGGGACGCGCTCGGCGCCCACTACCGCGCGGTGCGCCCGAAGACCGCGCACACCGAGGGCCCGGACGAGCTGGTCGACCTGGACGAGGTCGTCCTGCCCTGGATGCGCCGCTACGGGGCGCGGGTCGTCGCGGTCCGCCCCGACCGGTTCGTCGCCGCCGCCGACACCCACGGCCTCGCCGTGCCCGCCCTCTGA
- a CDS encoding VOC family protein, protein MSGVKELGYVVYEVSGLADWERFGVDLLGMQLGEKTGDGFTLRTDEKAHRWIVTEGPADDLVATGYEVEGADALDALVERLRAADVEVSEGDAALAAARKVDRIFLTADPMGNRIELVDGLADAATPFESASLLGGFVTGAGGAGHQVLLTPGVSRETYLAFYVDLLGFKVSDIIIEELAPGVFADLIFLHCNPRHHSVALGDMPFPKSTHHFMVEVDDIRDVGLAWDRCLAAHQPFHMTLGMHPNDQMFSFYVETPSGFNVEYGWGGILIDDATWEVKTLDKLNSWGHMPAGPVAEMLAAGAANSKIGH, encoded by the coding sequence TTGTCCGGTGTCAAGGAACTCGGATACGTCGTCTACGAGGTGAGCGGCCTCGCCGACTGGGAGCGCTTCGGCGTCGACCTGCTCGGCATGCAGCTCGGCGAGAAGACCGGCGACGGCTTCACCCTCCGTACCGACGAGAAGGCCCACCGCTGGATCGTCACCGAAGGCCCGGCCGACGACCTGGTCGCCACCGGTTACGAGGTCGAGGGCGCCGACGCGCTCGACGCCCTGGTCGAGCGGCTGCGCGCGGCCGACGTCGAGGTCAGCGAGGGCGACGCGGCACTCGCCGCCGCCCGCAAGGTCGACCGGATCTTCCTCACCGCCGACCCGATGGGCAACCGCATCGAGCTGGTCGACGGCCTCGCCGACGCCGCCACCCCCTTCGAGTCCGCGTCGCTGCTCGGCGGCTTCGTGACCGGCGCCGGCGGCGCGGGCCACCAGGTCCTGCTGACGCCCGGCGTCTCCCGCGAGACGTACCTGGCCTTCTACGTCGACCTGCTCGGGTTCAAGGTCAGCGACATCATCATCGAGGAACTCGCTCCGGGCGTCTTCGCCGACCTGATCTTCCTGCACTGCAACCCCCGCCACCACAGCGTCGCGCTCGGCGACATGCCCTTCCCCAAGAGCACCCACCACTTCATGGTCGAGGTCGACGACATCCGCGACGTCGGCCTGGCCTGGGACCGCTGCCTGGCCGCCCACCAGCCCTTCCACATGACCCTGGGCATGCACCCCAACGACCAGATGTTCAGCTTCTACGTCGAGACGCCCTCGGGCTTCAACGTCGAGTACGGCTGGGGAGGCATCCTCATCGACGACGCGACCTGGGAGGTCAAGACCCTCGACAAGCTCAACAGCTGGGGTCACATGCCCGCGGGTCCGGTGGCGGAGATGCTCGCCGCCGGCGCCGCCAACTCGAAGATCGGACACTGA
- a CDS encoding alpha/beta fold hydrolase gives MALDPNVIGKDVQTPRWKIHYYEAGEGHPVVLLHGGGPGATGWSNYQPNIEALARHFRVIAPDMPGWGDSDAVDFATIDHVEVLVELFDALGIDKAAIVGNSMGGHNSIRFTVEHPERISHLITMGPPIQPKPFLFGAGGPSEGIKIMYGTYQDPSPEMFERLVEIMVFDKERFASPELMRERSANALKHPEHLENVAKRIPFAPIPIWVDQSRLGDITAPTLLIHGRDDRVATMEGSMMLNAAIPDSRAHIINRCGHWAQLEHADEFNRLVTDFVINN, from the coding sequence GTGGCACTCGACCCGAACGTCATCGGCAAGGACGTCCAGACGCCGCGCTGGAAGATCCACTACTACGAGGCCGGCGAGGGCCACCCGGTCGTGCTGCTGCACGGCGGCGGCCCGGGCGCGACCGGCTGGAGCAACTACCAGCCCAACATCGAGGCGCTCGCCCGGCACTTCCGCGTCATCGCGCCCGACATGCCCGGCTGGGGCGACTCCGACGCGGTCGACTTCGCCACCATCGACCACGTCGAGGTCCTCGTCGAGCTCTTCGACGCGCTCGGCATCGACAAGGCGGCCATCGTCGGGAACTCGATGGGCGGCCACAACTCCATCCGCTTCACCGTCGAACACCCCGAGCGGATCTCGCACCTGATCACCATGGGCCCGCCGATCCAGCCCAAGCCGTTCCTGTTCGGCGCGGGCGGCCCCAGCGAGGGCATCAAGATCATGTACGGGACCTACCAGGACCCCAGCCCGGAGATGTTCGAGCGGCTCGTCGAGATCATGGTCTTCGACAAGGAGAGGTTCGCCAGCCCCGAGCTGATGCGTGAGCGCTCCGCCAATGCCCTGAAGCATCCCGAGCACCTCGAGAACGTCGCGAAGAGGATCCCCTTCGCGCCCATCCCGATCTGGGTCGACCAGTCCCGGCTCGGCGACATCACCGCACCGACCCTGCTCATCCACGGCCGCGATGACCGCGTTGCCACCATGGAGGGTTCGATGATGCTCAACGCCGCGATACCCGACTCCCGCGCCCACATCATCAACCGCTGCGGCCACTGGGCCCAGCTGGAGCACGCCGACGAGTTCAACCGGCTGGTCACGGACTTCGTCATCAACAACTGA
- a CDS encoding IclR family transcriptional regulator yields the protein MDDKPLKTPPPYPIASVDHALRAATILQLEGGASVSQIAERLGVARSTAHRILAMLVYRDFAVQGDDREYRAGPVLELASHSQSLVSRLRTAALPHLHRVVDLLDETANLIVRTGDTVRFIASVECGQALRVGSREGMVFPAHRTTAGLLLLADLSDEELDEVYAAERYRERPADRPDPDRLRAELRRLRRNGFAVNRGRSERGLVAVGVPVRDREGTALAGLSVSLPSVRYDPHRLRSLVATLEAAAHALERGLGDEGP from the coding sequence ATGGACGACAAGCCGCTCAAGACCCCGCCGCCCTACCCCATCGCCAGCGTGGACCACGCCCTGCGTGCGGCGACCATCCTGCAGCTGGAGGGCGGCGCGAGCGTGTCGCAGATCGCCGAACGCCTGGGCGTGGCACGGTCGACCGCCCACCGGATCCTGGCGATGCTGGTCTACCGGGACTTCGCCGTGCAGGGCGACGACCGCGAGTACCGCGCGGGCCCGGTCCTGGAGCTGGCCTCGCACTCCCAGTCGCTGGTCTCCCGGCTGCGGACCGCGGCCCTGCCCCATCTGCACCGGGTCGTCGACCTCCTCGACGAGACCGCGAACCTGATCGTGCGCACCGGGGACACGGTGCGGTTCATCGCCAGCGTCGAGTGCGGGCAGGCCCTGCGGGTCGGCTCCCGCGAGGGCATGGTGTTCCCGGCCCACCGCACCACGGCGGGCCTGCTGCTGCTCGCCGACCTCTCCGACGAGGAGCTCGACGAGGTGTACGCCGCCGAGCGGTACCGGGAGCGCCCGGCGGACCGGCCGGATCCCGACCGGTTGCGGGCGGAGTTGCGGCGGCTGCGGCGCAACGGCTTCGCCGTCAACCGGGGGCGTTCCGAGCGCGGCCTGGTCGCCGTCGGCGTCCCGGTCCGCGACCGGGAGGGCACCGCGCTGGCGGGTCTGTCGGTGTCGCTGCCCAGCGTGCGCTACGACCCGCACCGGCTGCGGTCCCTGGTCGCCACCCTGGAGGCGGCGGCGCACGCCCTGGAGCGGGGTCTCGGCGACGAGGGTCCCTGA
- a CDS encoding cupin domain-containing protein: protein MTHSSLAHDIASGSPVRLQAVAAEGQPEVTSALEELYRGFENELLVPLWTEIGDLMPAHPRSRAVPHLWRWQRLRELADQAGQLVPVGRGGERRAIALANPSLGGRPFATPTLWAAIQYLMPGEDAPEHRHTQHAFRFVVEGSGVWTVVGGDPVPMNRGDFLPQAGWNWHAHHNATAEPMAWIDGLDIPFQYVTETQFFEFGRDEITDAERITPERSRSERLWGHPGLRPLSATPTAPGSPLLSYKWEYTDAALRDQLLLEKEGFGGTVEPGHAAVRYANPHDGSDVLPTLRAEFHRIARGAETAPVRETGSSVYQVFDGSGTVTVGDKSWTVGRGDLFVVPSWAPFSARSEAARSDSDSGALDLFRFSDAPVFEALKLHRTQKDA from the coding sequence GTGACGCACTCCTCCCTTGCCCATGACATCGCCTCGGGCTCCCCGGTACGGCTGCAGGCCGTCGCCGCGGAGGGGCAGCCCGAGGTCACCTCGGCCCTCGAAGAGCTGTACCGCGGCTTCGAGAACGAGCTGCTCGTCCCGCTGTGGACCGAGATCGGCGACCTGATGCCGGCCCACCCGCGCTCCCGCGCCGTACCGCACCTCTGGCGCTGGCAGCGGCTGCGGGAACTGGCCGACCAGGCCGGACAGCTCGTACCGGTCGGCCGCGGCGGCGAGCGCCGGGCCATCGCCCTGGCCAACCCCTCTCTCGGCGGCCGGCCGTTCGCCACCCCGACGCTGTGGGCGGCCATCCAGTACCTGATGCCCGGCGAGGACGCCCCCGAGCACCGCCACACCCAGCACGCCTTCCGCTTCGTCGTCGAGGGCTCGGGCGTCTGGACGGTTGTCGGCGGCGACCCGGTGCCGATGAACCGCGGCGACTTCCTCCCGCAGGCCGGCTGGAACTGGCACGCCCACCACAACGCCACCGCCGAGCCGATGGCCTGGATCGACGGCCTGGACATCCCCTTCCAGTACGTCACCGAGACCCAGTTCTTCGAGTTCGGCCGCGACGAGATCACGGACGCCGAGCGGATCACCCCCGAGCGGTCCCGCTCCGAGCGCCTGTGGGGCCACCCGGGCCTGCGCCCGCTGTCGGCCACCCCGACCGCACCGGGCAGCCCGTTGCTCTCCTACAAGTGGGAGTACACCGACGCCGCCCTGCGCGACCAGCTCCTCCTGGAGAAGGAGGGGTTCGGCGGCACCGTCGAGCCCGGCCACGCCGCGGTGCGCTACGCGAACCCGCACGACGGCTCCGACGTGCTGCCCACCCTCCGCGCCGAGTTCCACCGCATCGCCCGCGGCGCCGAGACCGCTCCCGTGCGCGAGACCGGCTCCTCCGTCTACCAGGTCTTCGACGGCTCCGGCACGGTCACCGTCGGCGACAAGTCCTGGACGGTCGGCCGCGGCGACCTGTTCGTCGTCCCGTCCTGGGCGCCGTTCTCCGCCCGCTCCGAGGCCGCCCGGAGCGACTCCGACTCCGGCGCCCTCGACCTCTTCCGCTTCTCCGACGCGCCCGTCTTCGAGGCGCTCAAGCTCCACCGCACCCAGAAGGACGCCTGA